Proteins from a genomic interval of Lactococcus protaetiae:
- the thiT gene encoding energy-coupled thiamine transporter ThiT: MSNSKFNIRLLTEIAFMAALAFIISLIPNTVYGWIIIEIACIPILLLSLRRGFVAGVIGGLIWGILAIITGHAYILTLSQASLEYILAPLSLGLAGLFRQKTLQLKFPPVLLGIFIAVLVKYFFHFIAGIIFWSQYAWKGWGAVAYSLAVNGISGILTAVAAMVVLSIFIKKFPQIFVPKTN, encoded by the coding sequence ATGTCTAATTCTAAATTCAACATCCGTTTGTTGACTGAGATAGCCTTCATGGCTGCGCTTGCTTTCATCATCAGCCTTATTCCTAATACTGTCTATGGCTGGATTATCATCGAAATAGCCTGTATTCCAATCTTGCTACTAAGTTTACGTCGTGGATTTGTTGCAGGAGTTATTGGCGGGCTCATTTGGGGAATCCTTGCAATTATCACTGGGCATGCTTATATCCTCACACTCAGCCAAGCCTCTCTAGAATATATCTTAGCGCCACTCTCTCTGGGTCTTGCTGGTCTTTTCCGCCAAAAAACACTCCAGCTCAAGTTTCCCCCTGTCTTATTAGGGATTTTCATAGCTGTTCTTGTTAAATACTTCTTCCACTTTATTGCAGGTATCATCTTTTGGAGTCAGTACGCATGGAAAGGTTGGGGAGCCGTGGCTTACTCACTCGCCGTAAACGGCATCAGCGGAATCCTTACTGCCGTAGCAGCAATGGTTGTTCTCTCCATCTTCATTAAAAAATTCCCTCAGATATTTGTTCCCAAAACAAACTAA